CTTATCTTCCAGAGTTCCTTGACACATCTAGGTCCCTACGACATTTTTCCTGGTTTGAACAAATCACGACTATACAGCCTGAAACTCCTTAATATTTCCTTCCCTTTTCATGCACCGACATGCCCAAGTTTAACCTCGCCATGATATTTCCTTTTCACCTCCTAATGATCCTTACATGTCAAGCTAATCCGTCTCTAGGATTGACCCTTTTTTGGATCACTTCAGCTCACTAGTACTAGCCTAGATCGTAGAAGCCCGAACTGTCATTATCTTCTTTTGCATCTTGATGccattaatgatatttttagtccatctaattgaaaaaaataccaGTTACTATGCTGTTGCTTGTTTGCTATCAACTCACTCTAGAAGCTCTCTATGGTCTAGTACCACATTTTGCATTTTCATTTCTGCATGATGACAGTTCAATGATTTCTACTTCTAACATTGCCTTGCTCGTTCATACTAACGATGCTTAGTTCATGTTCTTGACTGTAGGGTGAGTTGGCCAAGCACACGAGGGACTACTAATCCTTCGACACTGATATTTAGTATGCAACAACGATATGCTTCAAAACAGTTTCCTAGTTCGATGTAGCCTGTATCTAACTCTTGTTCGTCTGTATGTATGATGTTCAACTAGCAGCTACAGTTAGGCTCGGGCGATAGCCCTGTGCCCAGTCGTCTTTTTAAAGTTGGTACTTTGAGGTCTGTTCTGTATGCCTCAAGTTTAGGTTCTGAAAATTGTTAATTTAGCATGCTTTTCATATCCATTTTGTTCACTTTTCGAATATCTTAATAACTGTTTTTAAAATGAAGTTCTCAAAATAGTTGTGggtttgataaaaaataattcaaatattgcCATGTGCTTttaggagaaaattaaaaattgtatcCTAAGTACCCTAAAACTAAAGGTGTtaagttttcttttaaaaaaagaaaaagtatgtgCAATAAGTTTTCGCTATACAAGGAGTTTGAGTAAGGATCGGACCAAAAGGGTATATTTACGCAGtgttaaataaaagaacaagaGAGATGCCCTTAAAATAGAGAACATAAGAATACttttagatgaaaaaaaaatataagtataattttagaggaaaataaataaaggaggTACTTTAGAAtaccttaatttttttcttctattttttttctcgtGTACCAGTCTTGAACTCATGACCTAGTGATACAGAAAAAACTCCCTCAACCACTTTGACAAGAGTGACTGATGTTAAATATTAAACAAGCAAAATTATTCATATCTTAACTAATAAAATGGGCCAAACAAATGTGTTCTACAATGCCCATGGTTAttgaaaataagtccaaaattgGGTGGGTTGTGCTAGGCATAAAATAGAGAATTtgataaataacaaatataataggtATAACAACTAATAAGGGTCTATAACAATAGTTTCAATAAGTATGCTTCATATCTCTAGTTTTGTTTGGTATGGAGGTTGtgatttatacatttcgctagCGAATGCACTAATATGGTAAGTAGATATAATATTTCAGAACTCtgtttgtataattcacttGCCAATGTACAAACATGATGATTTATGAATCCCCTTTGATTAtgaccgaaatttcagagacacaacTCAAATATACTAAGTTCTTATTACCCCTtgaacttaatttttttgtaattttgtgcagCTTTTGTCTTATGTGGCACGCTCCATGACTTTAGACAATTGAAGCGCGAGGGAGATATTTAGATGCCACGTAAGCcaataaggtaaaaaaaaaaaataaaaaaaataagttttggaggtaataggaccttagtttggTTAAGGTGTGTCTTTGGGATTACTGTGAGTTTTTGACCAAAATGAGCTATTTTTAAAaccaattcaccaaaataatacgtttttaatttttttcacaaaactagtataaacgtacttcatggtaacgttttaggatattttcattataaaaattcaacTATCAATCAATCAAATCTAAGAAACGGGAGTCAAAGTAACATTTTAGGTGTAAAGTAACGTTTTACAGTTGAATGATTTGACTCCGCCTTTGCAGGATTGGAGTCAGTGGCCCGTGATTGGATTCTCCAAAAACGTACTcttgagtaacgttttacacctaaaacgttactcacagttACGTTTATGTGTTTAACGTCGCCAACCTGTTAACTTTTTGTCCgttgaatttttataatgaaaatatcctaaaacgttaccatgaagtacgtttatactagttttgtgaaaaaaattaaaaacgtattattttggtgaattgatttaaaaaatagctCATTTTGGTCAAAAACTCGGATTACTGTCATAGCCTAGGGGGatacttgtacatttttccatgatttttttaataaattgtatTCAAATTATTAGGGTAAGCATATACAAACTTCTTGATTTATACAATCATGAACTGAAATATGAAAATTCTAGACTTATAAGAAACAGACGAATTATACAAATCTGGAGAAAAATgagaattgaaaaattataaccacgaattataattttcttaaaactatAACTATAGTACCTAATATAGGTTTGCATGATTTTTCCAATTTCAAACGTAAAGAGTTCAAGGTAGTAAGTAtcaataatattatgttatcCTTGCTCTTAAATAGAGTGTAACTTATCCAAGAGAAATAAggataaattcataaaaatatattttttatttattatattttagaaatattcaAAAGCGAAATATCGCCAATAATATGAAAATGGAGGGAGTCATGtcaattatacatttatatcgTGGGTAATTCaatgtgaaattttttgaaataatttcaaCCTTTGACTTCGATGGCGAAACGCGTTTCTCATTGCTGTACTTTGAAATCTTATCTCATTTTACAGGTTCAATTTATGTATATAGATAGAACGATTTGGAGGTCGAAAATCATAACACAATATTAATAGATATGTAGTCGAGCATTGTCTAGTTctcaatatttaatttgttgtttcctttactttatttatcatatcatttgttgttgctatttaTTCTCTTATTAATTAGTTGTTTTCACTATAACTTCTTTcctattatatacaaaataacaataataattctttcctacTATTTTTGCTTTACGTATATAATTATGGACGAACACGAACACACGATAAATTTAGTACTTCGCTAGTCAAAGATAGTATAGTATAAAGATTGCATCCACAAGGATTAATTAGTTGTTAGTAATTGAAGATTGAAAAACCAAAGTGGTCGCCTTGGCTTACAGAAACATTTTGGAATGATGACTATAACGAGTGGGATAATCTGAGAAATGTTTTTGTACAAGGAGATATGGGAAGTAAGATCATTGTAACTAAACGTAAGGAGAGTGTTGCTCAGACGATGTGTGCTGATCGTTGGACAATCACTGTGGGGAATCTGTCTAGTGAAGATTCTTGGGCTTTATTCAAACGACATTCACTAGAAAATAGGGATCATCCAGCACTTGAAGAGGTTGGGAGAAAAATTGGAGACGAATGCAAAGGGTTGCCTTTAGCTCTAAAGATAGTTGCTGGTACTTTACGCGGCAAATCAAAGGTAGATGAGTGGAGAGACATTTTAAGTAGTGAAATATGGGAGCAACCAAGTTGTTTGAACGATGCAGGTATACATTCTTAATTGATATTACAaacactacaaatttgtaaaatatgaaaaaaaaacaaaaacggTGTGAGccatattttgatatattgaattttaaactTCTTCACTTGCAGTAATCACTTTTTTAGTCAAATAAAACCATAGTATTTCATTACTTGTCCAGAGGAATCATTCATGtacaactatatatatagagaTGTGTGTGCTTTGGTTTGTAATTGCAATATGTGGATTGACCAAGagtttcaaaaattcattttaattgcATTCAGAAAGGAAGTTGTGATTTCCAAGTCGTACAACTGTCCACTGTGCCTTCCTTGACTTGCTGCAAATGGGACATCTAGCTCTAATGTACCCAAAGATCGGAAGAGGACAAGACCATGGTTGTCTACGTTTCAACTCAGTTTCCCCAGTATTGTTGGTATGTAGCAAGAGTTAATGAGAAATGAAAAGAAGAGCAACTTGGAAAGTTAGGAACTTGAAGAGTTCGGAAAACTTGAAAAGTCCACGACATTTGTCCTTCATCGGTGGtgtaaagaaaaatacaagagtttaattgttaaaaggattGGAAAGAGGGACGCTCCTCACGTCGTTGTCATCGCTCGCTTTGAATTCTTTCCGTTTTATTTGAATTTCCACCCGTTGAGTGATTGTTCTGAAAGGTTGAACCAGTTCCTCTAGCCTATTTGATACTTCACCCACGtagcatatttgggttgtaagTTGTcgaaattgaagttttgaaagCTTTGTCAAATTCGGGATTTTTTTTCAGAACGGGTAAAATTATGTCTAGTCTACTTTCACGCAATTCCACTAATTAATTCGATGTGATACTTGTCACTTCCCACCGGCAGACAACAACAGGTAAGGATggaaatacttttttttaaaaaatctttccGGTGATTTAACTATTAGGCTACGTAGAAGAGGACAAACTAACTGTGATTCATTTCCTAGTTAGTAATATGTAAGATGCCTTTCTGTTGTAGGAATATAATCATCTCCGTCGTTATGAAAACTGATATACATATGCAAGTTGTCAATTAGCAATTACAGAAACTTACCACTACCTCGTAAAGAGATCGTCTCTGATGgactttttaactttaataaacatagaaaaaataatactcaaagagaaaaaggaaaattgaaCAGATTCCACTTCTTCACAATTAGGCCCCATTAAGCACTACAATGAGCTGTTGAAAAATGAATAAGTTCATAAAGAAAAAGTTACGAACAGAGATAAAGCAAAAGATACCTACCTTCCTCTATTATTGCCTCAATTAAGGATGTGTATTATGTGTGGTCTTAAACTTGTCGTCGAGTAAAATATAGGAATTGAAAACTTGCTATAATATAAAAAGAGATACTTCTTTTTGAgataaatcaaaaagaaaagtacGACCCTAAGAGATTTGACGTAGACAATCTaacctaataaaaatattagtcTACTCTACTTTCACAactcaaatattattttctctaataCTTTGTACTAattaaacatagaaaaaataataatcgaGAGAAAAGGAAAATTAAACGGATTCCAGTTCTTCACAATTTGGCCCCAATAAGCACTAAAATGAGCTGTTGAAAAAAAAGCAGTAGTGCacaaaagaaagtaaagaatAGACATAAAGctaaaaattatacttttctttATTGTCTCAATTATTTTGGAATCTTTGTTTTTTGGGAGTAAAGAAAAGAGAATTGTTTTGCTTCGTTCAGTGATTATTCTTGTTTCTGAATTACTGTTAGCGTTCAACAGGTGATCGATCATTCTTGTTTGCGAATTACTTTTAGCATTCAACAGGTACATAAAGAAAGAAGTTGTTAGTaattaatgataagaaaatatttatcttaaaaaatCATCTCGTTTTGAATTTGCAGATTTCAGAAATGGAGGTTGTCGTAGCAATTGGTGATGCTTTTCTCTCTTCAGCTTTCGATGTTCTCATTGATAGGCTTGCTCCTGAGGGTGATCTTCTCAAAATGTTTCGGAAGCGTAAGAATGATGTTGAGCTCTTAAAGAAGCTGAAATTGACTTTGCTTGGTCTTCAAGCTGTGCTAACTGATGCAGAGAATAAGCAGGCATCAAATCAATTTGTGAGAGAGTGGCTTAATGAGCTTCGACATGCTGTAGACTCTGCTGAAAACTTGATTGAACAAGTCAATTATGAAGCTTTGAAGCTTAAGGTGGAAGGTAAGCATCAAAATCTTgcagaaaaaatattgaaacatTGTAGATTTTGCAACGTGTGCTTGGGTGATCATTCTTTTCTTAACATAAATGAAAAGTTGGAAAAGACTATTGAAACATTGCAGAATTTGCAAAATCAAATTAGTGACCTTGGCTTACAGAAACATTTTGGTTTGACTAAGCAAGAAACTAGAACACCTTCAACTTCATTGGTTGATGAATCTGATGTCTTTGGTAGGCAGAAAGAAATAAAGGATTTGATTGACCTTTTGTTGTCTGAAAATGCAAGTGGAGCAAACCTGACTGTAGTTCCTATTGTTGGAATGGGCGGTGCGGGTAAGACAACACTAGCTAAAGCGGTTTACAATGATGCCAAGGTGAAGAACCATTTTGGTTTGAAAGCTTGGTATTGTGTTTCAGAGGTATATGATGCTTTGAGAATAACAAAAGGATTACTTCAAGAAATTGGATCATTTGACTCAAAGGATGACGGCAATTTTAATCAGCTACAGGTCAAATTGAAGGAAAACCTGAAGGGAAAGAAGTTCCTTGTTGTCCTTGATGATGTGTGGAATGATACCTATAGTGAGTGGGATAACCTGAGAAATGTTTTTGTCCAAGGAGATATGGGAAGTAAGATCATTGTAACAACACGTAAGGCGAGTGTTGCTCAGATGATGTGTGCTGATCGTTGCGCGATCACCGTGGGGAATCTGTCTAGAGAAGACTCTTGGGCTTTATTCAAACGTCATTCACTAGAAAATAGGGATTATCCGGAACTTGAAGAGATTGGGAAAAAAATTGCAAACAAGTGCAAAGGGTTGCCTTTAGCTCTAAAGGCACTTGCTGGTGTTTTACGCGGCAAATCAGAGGTGGATGAGTGGAGAAACATTTTAAGGAGTGAAATATGGGATCAACAAAGTTGTTGGAATGGTATATTACCATCGTTGATATTGAGCTACAATGATCTTCCTCCACATTTGAAGCGATGTTTTGCTTTTTGTGCGATATATCCCAAAGATTATGAATTCTTCAAAGACCAAGTTATTTACCTGTGGATTGCTAATGGTCTTGTAAAGCAGTTTTGTTTAGGTAATAAATACTTTGACGAGTTGAGATCAAGATCGTTGTTTGAAAGGGTCCCAGAATCAGAATGGAAATCGGAGGGATTCGTAATGCACGACCTTATCAATGATTTGGCCCAAACTGCATCTTCAAAACATTGTATTAGGTTGGAAAAGAACGAAGGATCTGCTGATATGTTGGAACAAAGTCGGCACATGTCCTATTCCGTGGGAGAAGATGGTGACTTTGAGAAATTGAAACAACTCTCCGAATCAGAGCAGCTGAGGACATTGCTTCCAACCACTGACTATTACTTTCTATGTCTAAGCAAGAGGGTGTTGCATAACATACTGCCAAGACTGACATCCTTAAGGGCATTGTCATTGTCATGTTATGTGATTAAGGAGTTGCCAAATGACTtgtttatcaaattaaagatcCTCAGATTTTTGGACC
The DNA window shown above is from Solanum lycopersicum chromosome 11, SLM_r2.1 and carries:
- the LOC101252658 gene encoding putative disease resistance RPP13-like protein 1 isoform X2, with protein sequence MEVVVAIGDAFLSSAFDVLIDRLAPEGDLLKMFRKRKNDVELLKKLKLTLLGLQAVLTDAENKQASNQFVREWLNELRHAVDSAENLIEQVNYEALKLKVEGKHQNLAEKILKHCRFCNVCLGDHSFLNINEKLEKTIETLQNLQNQISDLGLQKHFGLTKQETRTPSTSLVDESDVFGRQKEIKDLIDLLLSENASGANLTVVPIVGMGGAGKTTLAKAVYNDAKVKNHFGLKAWYCVSEVYDALRITKGLLQEIGSFDSKDDGNFNQLQVKLKENLKGKKFLVVLDDVWNDTYSEWDNLRNVFVQGDMGSKIIVTTRKASVAQMMCADRCAITVGNLSREDSWALFKRHSLENRDYPELEEIGKKIANKCKGLPLALKALAGVLRGKSEVDEWRNILRSEIWDQQSCWNGILPSLILSYNDLPPHLKRCFAFCAIYPKDYEFFKDQVIYLWIANGLVKQFCLGNKYFDELRSRSLFERVPESEWKSEGFVMHDLINDLAQTASSKHCIRLEKNEGSADMLEQSRHMSYSVGEDGDFEKLKQLSESEQLRTLLPTTDYYFLCLSKRVLHNILPRLTSLRALSLSCYVIKELPNDLFIKLKILRFLDLSRSEIEKLPDSICVLYNLETLLLSSCPYLVELPMQMEKLINLRHLDLSYTPELKMPLHLSKLKSLQMLVGAKFLVGGSGGLRMEDLGEVHNLYGSLSVFELQNVVDRREAVKANMKEKEHVEELYLQWSEGSSAYDSQTEREILDELYPYTTIKQLGITGYRGAKFSNWLADPLFLKLVKLSLSDCKDCDSLPALGQLPCLKILLIRGMHGIRELTEEFYGISSSKPFNSLEKLEFENMAEWKQWHIRGSGEFPKLEKLSIENCPELTGKLPENLCSLTELKISGCPQLNLDRSQLEGMKQIVELSIRDCNSVTSLPFSILPSSLKRIYIGNCEKLKLEEAVGCSDMILEELELQGIDCIDDISPEFLPRARKLSVESCHNLTRFLIPIATEKLTIQNCENVEILSVAVDSAMTSLYIWNCEKLKCLPEIHLLNLQVSNCKKVVNGRKAWCLQRLTKLEIRHDGSDEEIQHWELPCSIQRLEQRGMSFAQSTPKTAHTSSNKC
- the LOC101252658 gene encoding putative disease resistance RPP13-like protein 1 isoform X3 — encoded protein: MEVVVAIGDAFLSSAFDVLIDRLAPEGDLLKMFRKRKNDVELLKKLKLTLLGLQAVLTDAENKQASNQFVREWLNELRHAVDSAENLIEQVNYEALKLKVEGKHQNLAEKILKHCRFCNVCLGDHSFLNINEKLEKTIETLQNLQNQISDLGLQKHFGLTKQETRTPSTSLVDESDVFGRQKEIKDLIDLLLSENASGANLTVVPIVGMGGAGKTTLAKAVYNDAKVKNHFGLKAWYCVSEVYDALRITKGLLQEIGSFDSKDDGNFNQLQVKLKENLKGKKFLVVLDDVWNDTYSEWDNLRNVFVQGDMGSKIIVTTRKASVAQMMCADRCAITVGNLSREDSWALFKRHSLENRDYPELEEIGKKIANKCKGLPLALKALAGVLRGKSEVDEWRNILRSEIWDQQSCWNGILPSLILSYNDLPPHLKRCFAFCAIYPKDYEFFKDQVIYLWIANGLVKQFCLGNKYFDELRSRSLFERVPESEWKSEGFVMHDLINDLAQTASSKHCIRLEKNEGSADMLEQSRHMSYSVGEDGDFEKLKQLSESEQLRTLLPTTDYYFLCLSKRVLHNILPRLTSLRALSLSCYVIKELPNDLFIKLKILRFLDLSRSEIEKLPDSICVLYNLETLLLSSCPYLVELPMQMEKLINLRHLDLSYTPELKMPLHLSKLKSLQMLVGAKFLVGGSGGLRMEDLGEVHNLYGSLSVFELQNVVDRREAVKANMKEKEHVEELYLQWSEGSSAYDSQTEREILDELYPYTTIKQLGITGYRGAKFSNWLADPLFLKLVKLSLSDCKDCDSLPALGQLPCLKILLIRGMHGIRELTEEFYGISSSKPFNSLEKLEFENMAEWKQWHIRGSGEFPKLEKLSIENCPELTGKLPENLCSLTELKISGCPQLNLDRSQLEGMKQIVELSIRDCNSVTSLPFSILPSSLKRIYIGNCEKLKLEEAVGCSDMILEELELQGIDCIDDISPEFLPRARKLSVESCHNLTRFLIPIATEKLTIQNCENVEILSVAVDSAMTSLYIWNCEKLKCLPEIHLLNLQVSNCKKVVNGRKAWCLQRLTKLEIRHDGSDEEIQHWELPCSIQRLERGMSFAQSTPKTAHTSSNKC